The following proteins are co-located in the Vigna angularis cultivar LongXiaoDou No.4 chromosome 2, ASM1680809v1, whole genome shotgun sequence genome:
- the LOC108320706 gene encoding disease resistance protein RGA2 has protein sequence MEGICKSIKDSALTLLPTLVFDESSVEEDHKGGKIFALLKKLVQLQPKRRWTLEDFNLQDDLLKACLLSLSVFPENAVIRKRNAINLWIGKSLIKNTKEKTAEELGEIVVDNLLKLKVIAHYGNRKDPLVKKFQILPDIRHGAFYPQIKADGLELEQKRVKLGDRYFGHTIRTVFNIGSSYLNFKPQWVTDELKDLEVLQLGRWQDSALHHIEVGSQEFLKELRYLKKLKYLSLRGISNIFELPSSIGELESLIILDLKACHNLERLPNDISSMKSLTHLIMSDCCLLEGMPKGIEKLTNLQVLRGFLITAYEKTPCTISDLAYNLTNLRRLSIRIGSEAVIWGGEFRSLQNFPSLKHLKISWSVSDPRYAKIGIHLPVSLKKLHLECFPGKSLLGCFPMSIRRSHILARELNI, from the coding sequence ATGGAGGGCATTTGCAAGAGTATCAAAGATTCTGCTCTCACGTTGCTCCCAACTCTTGTTTTCGATGAGTCATCTGTGGAGGAGGATCACAAGGGTGGAAAAATATTTGCCTTACTAAAAAAATTGGTGCAACTCCAACCGAAGAGGCGCTGGACTCTAGAAGATTTTAACTTGCAAGACGATTTATTAAAAGCTTGCTTGTTGTCTCTCTCAGTTTTCCCTGAGAACGCTGTCATAAGGAAAAGAAATGCAATTAATTTGTGGATCGGAAAGAGTTTGATTAAAAATACGAAGGAGAAAACAGCGGAGGAATTGGGTGAGATTGTGGTTGATAATCTTTTGAAATTGAAGGTGATTGCACACTATGGTAATAGAAAGGATCCCCTtgtcaaaaaatttcaaattcttccTGACATCCGTCATGGAGCTTTTTATCCGCAAATTAAAGCAGATGGGTTAGAGCTTGAGCAAAAAAGAGTTAAACTAGGTGATCGGTATTTTGGTCACACTATACGTACTGTTTTTAATATTGGTTCAAGTTACCTAAATTTTAAACCGCAATGGGTCACCGATGAATTGAAAGATTTAGAGGTGCTTCAACTAGGACGTTGGCAAGATTCAGCTTTGCATCACATTGAAGTTGGGAGTCAAGAATTCTTGAAAGAGTTGAGATATTTAAAGAAGTTGAAATATCTGAGTCTTCGTGGGATTTCGAACATATTCGAGCTGCCATCCTCCATTGGTGAACTTGAGAGTCTAATAATTCTTGATCTGAAGGCATGTCATAATTTGGAAAGACTACCAAATGATATTTCATCAATGAAAAGTCTGACACATCTGATTATGTCTGACTGTTGCTTGCTGGAGGGAATGCCAAAGGGGATTGAGAAGCTCACTAATCTCCAAGTACTCAGAGGATTTTTAATAACTGCTTATGAAAAGACTCCTTGCACAATATCAGATCTTGCTTATAATTTGACAAATTTAAGGCGACTCAGCATACGTATTGGAAGTGAGGCCGTGATATGGGGTGGGGAGTTCCGAAGTTTGCAAAATTTTCCATCACTAAAGCATCTCAAAATATCTTGGAGTGTGTCTGACCCAAGGTATGCTAAAATTGGTATCCATTTGCCAGTAAGTTTGAAAAAGTTGCATCTTGAATGTTTTCC